A window of Eucalyptus grandis isolate ANBG69807.140 chromosome 4, ASM1654582v1, whole genome shotgun sequence genomic DNA:
ATAGAAAAACATAGATATCGTAGGAAGTTTCCTAAAATCTTCGGAATATGTTAATCCTATGTTTAAATTCGAGGAAAGGAGGACGGGGGTAAAGGTCAACGGACGTGCGTTCGCACGTGAGGCGGAGAAGACGCGTCCAAGTAAAGCTTTTGCCGCAGATAAGTACGAgaaaaatattgggtacgttTAGTTCTCCAACGTAGCAAATAAGAAGACACCTTAAATTGCGCCACGTGTCCAACGTGAGCTCACATTGTCAGGGAAATTTCCccccatttttctctctcctctctcttctctctcccccctctgcACGATTTCTccccacttttctctctcctctgcacgcttatttatttatttatttttgtgtggATTTCTATGTGTTTCCAATCCGACCCATTTTAGGCCGCTTTTGTCTTCACCGGCACTAGGAATCAGCGCTTCTTGGAGGGATTTGGGTTCTCCACCTCGTCGTCCACGTTGTCGGAGACTGCGAACCGGGGGGAGAACTCTGGGAGTGCCGGGGTGTTCAGATTGAACTCGCGGTGCCCCTGACTTCGCGTGTGAGTTGACGCCACGCCCTCCGAGACGCTCACCCTGTTGGCAGTCaaggcgacggcgacgcgacggcggctgAGGAGACAGGAGTGGGGGCCTCATAGTGGTACCTCGTGCCCACCGAGAGCTTGGCCGGTAGGGGAGCTCTTGTGGCAGATCGAGCACTCGTGGACCTTCCCGGACATACCGGAGAAGGTGGTCGTCGCGGAGGTCGAGGTGGCCGGCTGTTCGTCCGCACCGGCGAAGAGAAAGTGTGTTGGTatagaggagagaggagagagaagagagagaagagtcggGCGAGAGAGCGTgcagaggagggagagaagagagaggagagagaaaagtgggaGAGAAAAGGTGGGGAGAAATTCATCGAGAGAGCGTgcagagggggagagaggagagaggagagagaaaaaagaaaagtgggggAAATTTCCTGACAACGCGGGCCCACGTTGGACACGTGGCGCAATTCGATTTGTCTTCTTATTTGTCACATTAgccgtacccaatattttctcgataaGTACGTAAAAGGACGCGTCATCTGTCGCATCAagtctttaatttatttttatttttttgctttatttttggCAATCTCACTTTTGCAGATTTTGCCCTCGTCTCTCGCGCTCTTTGTTCATCCGATCAGAGCTGCAACAGCGGCAACGCGCGATTCTCATCGCCCCGACCGCTACgtacgatctctctctctctatctctccgtGCAATTGAGATCTACATGGTTCGTCTCTTCTGATTTTGTGGTTGCGTTTTCCTTTGTCCgcgttttttctttcttttttgtcccgAGTTTGAATGTTTCAACCATCGAATGTCGCTGGGGTATTTGCGATTCGTGGCGGTGAAACGGTGGGAAGTAATAGGGACGCTGTTGGGTTCGCTTCGCTTGGGACATTCCTGATTATATGTCAGTCAAGAATTTGTTCGGCAATCAATCCGTGCGATGCGAGTCGTTTGCGAGATTGCCCTTTTTTGGAGCACCTGCCGTGAGGGTTTTAGACGTTTTCCTTCGAATGTTGTAGAATCTTGGTTCGTTTGTCTTTCATAATGTTCATCTCATGGCATCTTTGACCAGGAACGGGTACGCAGATAGCATCTTTCTGTCGTTTTTTGGGCATGTCTGGGAAGTTGCCCaagaaataatattttgtttgtAGTTCTTCTGTTGAATTAAGCGGGCTGGCCTTTGCTAAGTTACTAGATGATCTTTGTCAAGCAAATGGGTCTAATGTCAAACTTATTTGACAGACTGCGGCGTGGCTCTTGACTCAATATTGCTTGTGTTGGGCTGGCCTGCTTGTTACTTTCCCGGCATCCTACAGATCATTTGTTATTGAATAAACATGGATCGAAAAGACGGGCGGATAATCTTTGTCGAGCAAACAGGTCTAATGCCTAAAACTTGTTTGACAGACTGCTCTCGACTCAATATTGCTTGTGTTGGGCTGGCCTTCTCGATACTTTCCCGGCATCCTACAGCATCACTTTTCGTTGACTAATCATGGATGGAAAAGACGGGCGCAATAATGACTCCGCTGACAAAGGGCTTTTCTCGGGCCTAGCTGGGTATGCAGCTGGGCAATACATGCACCATGGGTCATATCCTCCGCATGGATATCCTCCCCAGGGGTATCCTCCACAGGGGTATCCTCCTCAGGGGTATGCTCCACAGGGTTATCCTCCTCAGGGGTATCCTCCTCAGGGGTATCCACCAGCTGGTTATCCTCCGCCAGGTGGATATCCTCCTGCCGGTTATCCTCCTCCACCTGCAGGTTATCCATCAGCTTATCCACCACCTGGGGGATATCCACCAGCTGCTTATCCGGGTCCATCAGCTCCTCCAGTTCCATATCATTCAGGTATTGATCGTAACTGCAATTATCAGACTAATAAAtgtattatgaaaatttaaactGTCACTTGTAgctttttttgctcttttttctaGGAGTTAGGAGATTTCG
This region includes:
- the LOC104441278 gene encoding glycine-rich protein A3, whose translation is MDGKDGRNNDSADKGLFSGLAGYAAGQYMHHGSYPPHGYPPQGYPPQGYPPQGYAPQGYPPQGYPPQGYPPAGYPPPGGYPPAGYPPPPAGYPSAYPPPGGYPPAAYPGPSAPPVPYHSGHGPGPGMGAMVAGGLAAAAAAYGAHQISHGTHHLGHGAFFGHHHGKFKHGKFKHGKFGKRWKHGIFGKHKGKFFKRWK